Proteins encoded together in one Epinephelus moara isolate mb chromosome 2, YSFRI_EMoa_1.0, whole genome shotgun sequence window:
- the srsf7a gene encoding serine and arginine rich splicing factor 7a — MSYYNSRSSSRATDCKVYVGDLGNGAAKGELERAFSYYGPLRTVWVARNPPGFAFVEFEDPRDAEDAVKGMDGKVLCGSRVRVEMSTGLSRKGRGRPSRRQFDPNDRCYQCGDRGHYAYDCYRFSKRGGRRSSRSRSRSRSRSRSRSRGRRYRSRSRSRSHSRSRRRSPSYSRRRSRSGSPARSKSRTPVRSRSRSRSRSGSAPRGRSVSRSRSRSQSANHKRNSRSRSASPHRSPTPADD; from the exons ATGTCGTACTACAACTCCCGTAGTTCATCTCGGGCCACTGACTGTAAAGTGTACGTGGGTGATTTAGGCAATGGTGCTGCCAAGGGGGAGCTGGAGCGAGCATTCAGTTATTATGGCCCACTGAGGACCGTCTGGGTGGCCAGGAACCCACCTGGGTTTGCCTTTGTGGAGTTTGAGGATCCCAGAGATGCAGAAGATGCTGTGAAAGGCATGGATGGAAA GGTCCTTTGTGGTTCCCGTGTTCGTGTGGAGATGTCAACAGGCCTCTCCAGGAAGGGCCGTGGGCGCCCCAGCCGACGCCAGTTTGACCCCAATGATCGGTGTTACCAGTGCGGGGACCGGGGCCACTATGCCTATGACTGCTATCGCTTCAGCAAGAGAGGAGGCCGCCGCAGCAGCAG GTCTCGCTCTCGTTCTCGATCTCGCTCCAGGTCCAGGTCCCGTGGGCGCCGTTATCGTTCCCGCTCTCGCAGCCGCAGCCACAGCCG GAGCCGTCGCCGATCTCCATCCTATTCCAGGCGCAGGAGCAG GTCTGGCTCCCCAGCACGTTCCAAGTCCAGGACTCCAGTGAGAAG TCGTTCCAGATCTCGTTCTCGGTCCGGCTCTGCGCCCAGAGGACGCTCTGTCTCCCGATCCCGCTCGCGATCGCAGTCTGCCAATCACAAGAGGAACAG TCGCTCCCGTTCAGCAAGTCCACACCGAAGCCCTACGCCAGCGGACGACTGA